CAATAGGCTTTCGTGTCAATAGACAAGCAGTGGCCTTATTGACAAGAAAACTTATCGTGGAAATAGACGACGTAAACAACGTCGCGTAACGAAAACGGCGTGGTAATACTCGACTTTTTATATTACGTCCAATGTAGGTTCAATGCCAAAAAAGGATCCATGCAAAAGAGTAGCTTGTGAAATTCAGAAGTGTTTACAAGGTAACtgcaattaaattaaattgaccCCTTATTCTTTGTtactaatttattttctttaatagCATACAATTATCaggaaacattttgtttgccAGTAGTGCAAAAAAATGATCCAGTGCTGTAGACAGTGGGATCATCTTCAAACTATTTCATGTTCTGGGTTTTCTAGCAAAGTtaaagacgaaaaaattggTCCTCAAGGTACTCAAGTTACTTGTTGTTGTCTAACTTAATTCttattcaaaatttgatttacaGAAAATGGGCAGCAATAATAAGTTATTTGCTTCATCTGCAGACCGTAATAAAGATCCAATTTTGGAAATCTTGCAAAAAAATCTCCCTTATGAAGAAAGCAAAGGATGTAATCTCTTTTGTTTGGAAATTTCATCGGGTACCGGTCAGCACGTCATTCACTTTGCCAAGAACTTGCCTTTCATGACATTTCAACCATCAGAGTTTACTCTTTCAAACTTACCGAGTATTCAAGAGTATATAGTAGAATCAGGATTAACAAATATCTTGTCACCTTTAGCTATTGATATCACAAGTTCAGTTGATCGCTGGAATTTAGCACGACAGAATTACGATTTGATAATTAATATTAATATGATTCATATTAGCCCTTGGCAATGTACAGTGTCACTGTTTGAGAAAGCTAGTATGCTATTAAGTTCAAAAGGTGTACTGCTAACTTATGGACCTTATGCATTTCACGGTATAATAAGTCCTGAGAGCAATATAAATTTTGACAGATCCTTGAAAGCTCGAGATCAGCAATGGGGTTTGAGAGACATTGATGATCTAAAAAGAGTAGCAAGTGAATATGGGTTAAAACTAGAGAAAATAGAAGATATGCCATCCAACAACAAAACCTTAATTtggaaaagaatttaaataaatgtataatataataacttggaccaaatttattttattttttttttgcttgcgTTATAATCgacttgtttggtttttttttttgttttatcataCGAGTCATACGGCTCTCAACGCTCTGAAAATGTCAAAAGAATTGACAATAACAGTCTAGAACAGACGACAAAATCGTGACGACCCCCGAGTCCATTTTTCGAGttttagccttttttttttgtttacccgAGTCCCCGACCCCATTCGACAACgctaaagaaaggggaaatggCAACCCCGAGTCCATTCCCCGAGTTTTAGTATCGCCCGAGCCCATgcaaattttcgttttccacTATGTATACCATGTATCCGCCTATCCGGCAAGTCGCCAATATGAACAAGTAGCAAATGACGACATCATCACAAGTTCACAATCACGAGAGCAAGAGCTGTAGTGTTCGACCTAGTTATCAGCGGATAAGAGCTCTGAGTAACAATTTATAGTATTAAcagttatcttttttttttgccaattaGTTTTATCGTTCGAATGGGTACGCCTTCTTTCTAAATCATTATTATTGTTTACTTTTCTGCAGATGACTCAGCACTTTTAAACTTAGTATAGACTGGATAGTATTTCCGTGCTTGTATTAGTATGTATGCTAAGTGCTGGGCAAAAAAGTATTTAATACAAGTCAGTGTTGAAGTATTAGCCAACTAGCTAGtatatcttaaaaaaacaGTGTAAATGTTTTAGTCAAATTAAGTGAATCTCTGCTCAAGTCAACTTTACACTGGAATCCCACGATCAATGTTGGCCTGTAAGTGCCAATAACCCAAAGAATGTTCTAGCTTTATTGCGGCTTAGAGTATTATTTTGTGATCAATTCATAGTAgcctattgaaaaaaaatggaaaataatgtAGCCAATGAAAAAGAGAGTCTGCTCCTTAAGGTTGAAAGACAAATTTTCTCCAATCAAGAACAATTTGatgataattttcaaaaaaatgatccaCCTGTTGATAAAAATGGTATGTATGAACTCATCTCAGCTTTACTTcactttctgatttttatcttttaatagtTCACAAAGGAATGTTTAGCCAACTTAAGACTAGTTGTTCCAATCAATGTTCTGCAATGGCATCAAGAGAATTTTGGTGTGGACTGTTTCCAATAATTGGCTGGTTGTCCAAATATTCATTGAAGGACCAGTTGATGGGGGATATTATGTCAGGATGCACAGTTGCAATTATGCACATACCACAaggttaattttaaaaagctatttttttttccaaacaaaaaatatccaGTTTATACTTTAAAATTGTCtattctccctttttcttttaggaaTGGGTTATGCTCTCTTGGGTGGTGTATCACCTATTATTGGATTAtacatggctttttttcctgttttgatTTATGTGTGCCTTGGAACTTCTCACCACATTTCAATTGGTAGGAACAAGTTCAcataggggggaaaaaatcaaactaaTCTTAATTTGAAATGTGCCCAAATAATCAGGTACCTTTGCTGTAACCACCTTGATGACTGGTAAAATTGTTGACCAGTATGGTAGCCATGATGATGCCAACTTTTCAAGTGAACATTCATTCAAAATGGATAACATAAGTAGTATCCACTATACTAATCTTGAAGTGGCAACTGCTGTATGTCTTATGGTTGGCCTCTGGCAGATATTAATGGGAATTCTCAGGTTAGGGATTTTGGGAATCATATTATCCGACCACCTTGTAAGTGGCTTTaccactgctgctgccataCACGTTGTGGTCTCACAGACGAAAAATCTGTTAGGATTGAAAGTCCCTCGCTTTAATGGATCTTTTAAGCTCATTCGATCAACCGTTGAAATATTCGGTGCTCTTCCCACAACCAATCTTGCAGAAGCTGTCATCTCTTGCATCGCTATAACGGTAATGGCTGTTCACAACGACTGGCTGAAACCCTGGTATGGAAAGAAAATCAAGTTCCCCATCCCGACAGAGCTCATTATTCTCGTAATTGGAACTGTGGCTTCATATTTTGGAAATCTGACTAGCGACTACGGCATCAAAACTCTAAATCATATTCCAACTGGATTCCCCACACCTCGGAGCCCACCGTACGAGCTCTTTCCCTCCATCATTATTGACACGATTCCAGTTGCCATCGTAGCTTATGCCGTCAGTTTGTCCATGGCCAAGATCTTTGCTCGAAAACGAGGATACGAAATATCAAGCAACCAGGAGTTGTTTGCTCAGGGAGCTGCAAATGTATTTGgcgcttttttctcttgtatgCCAGTCTCAACATCTCTTTCACGAAGTATGTTACAAGAATCTGTCGGAGGTGAAACTCAACTAGCTAGCGTGGTGTCCTGCTGTTTGTTGTTGACCATTCTACTTTGGATTGGCCCTCTTTTCGAATCACTTCCGTTAGCTGTTCTAGCTTCTGTCATCATCGTGGCTCTGAAAGGGATGTTCATACAATTTCGAGATTTTAAGTCTGCACTGAAAACTTCCCCGCTAGATTCGATTGTTTGGATGGCTACATTCCTAGCGGTAGTCATTGTGGACATCGATATCGGTCTCCTCGTCGGAGTCGTGGCCTCAATTACTGTTCTGATTTACCGTGGACATCGTCCGTATGCTGCAACTCTAGGTCATTTGCAAGGAACTGAAATGCATGTCGACGTTGAACTCTTTTCAGCTGCTGTCGAAGTTCCTGGTATTAAGATTTTCCGTTGGGTAATGAattcacttttattttataaagctTGAGACTATAGcaatgttattctttttttgtaggcTGGCGCGATTCACTTTGCAAACGGCGAGACTTTTCGGCATGTCGTAGATAGTCATCTAGGTTCTCATAGGATTCCAACATCAGTTACACGTACTGCCACTTCCGTACACGACAAGGAATCACCAAATGTCGAAGTATCGCCATTAAAATACGGGACACTGGATCCAACTGCAAGTACGTTGCTTACCAGTGGCGCAATCTTAAACCCTGACGTTCCTGTAGCGAATATCAAGTATCTGATCCTTGACTGTTCTGCTTTGTCTTACGTTGATCTAAGCGGTACAAAAATCTTAACTACTTTACACAAAGATTTAATGAAAAGTAGAGGCATTACTCTTGTTTTGACAAATTGTTCTGAACCGCTAATGAAACAGCTCCAGCGACAGGActattttgaattgtttccaAAGTCACAGGTGTACCCGTCGATTATAGACGCAGTTGTGACAATCGAAAGTTCAAATCGAtgtaaaaatgaaagttcTATCAATTCTGCCATAGTTCCCGTTGATTAAAGTCGCTATTTAAATGTGACCATATCATATAATCATTTTATAGAAACTTAGTAACCCTACTTAAAGTGGAGTACTGAAATCGTCTTATCAATTATCTATTCTCGATGGGTTGTGCAATCTATAGTGTTaccaaaaaatttgtgttaCCAAAAGATCATTACCACCCGACTAACGGTGCAAAAGTCTGTACGTTACCGTAAGTGCATTTGTATTCTTTATTAAATGAGTACCTTGTTGGAATGAAGCGACGCGTTGAAGTCCAACTGTCAAACCATATCGAAAATTATCGTTGTTTGTTGTTCTTTCTGATGagatttattgaaaaattattctttcgTATTTGGCAACGTTTGACAAAGTGTtgggaatttcaaattgaggAATTTGTAATGATGATAATGacgtaaaaataacaatagtTTCTGCTTCGTTTGAGTTTTCTTATTTACTGCCCAATTGTACTCTAAAAAAAGTGTGTGGAAaccattaaaaagaaaagtacgTTGGATAAAACTTGCAGTGAAAACTGCTGCCACATGAGTAGGTAGGAATAAGTACCTTAACTAAGATGTGAATAAACTTCGGTATGTATAACGACGGACTCCATTTAGTGTGAGTAGCTAGAAGCGCCGAAAACTGACAGAGGGTACTTAGTTCTTCCATTAAATTCAGACAAAAGTCAtgtttcttacttttttttccaggagCGTTCTTTTCTCATGAATTGAAAACTCTGATAATGCAGTGCTTAATAAAGCGGATGTAAGGGCTCATGGATCAATTGATTCGTTGACACCTGAACCAACCATCCATAAGTAAATTTGATAAATCTAAAACAGAAGAAATCAcaataaagtaaagtaaagtaaagtataCCAGTATAGCGGAAACATACTAAGGGCATCGGTTGCTACGTCATGCTGTAATATGATTCGAAAAATCCCTGTTGGCCAGTGATGCTatatttctttccattttatgtaatttttttttctctgccaTTTTGTTATGAATTTCACCCCATTATTTGGATATCCGGGCCGGATGTATTAGTTCTGATGACAAAGGTACCATCAGACTTTCACTgtaattctctttctttttcatttcatattctttttacATGAATAATTCTATTCCTAATCAACTCGTttccaaatgaaatttgaattgaaccaTCTGATCATTCAAGTTCACTGGCCGACCACAAAAGAAATTGTCACTTAAAACATACGATGGATTTGTTATTCGCTGAACTTAACAAAAGCTAACCATGAAAGAAATCAGAGATGTTTTCTAGCGTTCGCCCACAATCCGGATCAAAGGGTGCTGATACTTTCAACCCACACTACACCTAGACAACAGCGTCATTTTCCAGCGGATGAATACGTTTTGCTCTTCGGTAAGTCATGGGAGCTGGGAAAGAATTTGAGCGACTAGCGTTGGCGCTAATGATGGAAACTGACCaacgttctcttttttttgtgcttGCGTGATTCCTTTGGATCTGGTCGTAAAACTATCATGTTGGATGGAAGTGGGCGGTTATGACACCGATGACACGATCAACTCGGTGAACTCGGCATCCAAAGAAGGTAACGATGCTTGAACACCAGTGTATCACGGCTAATTGAATCGTGGTTGAATCTGTCATCGTGTAAAGAAATCGTTTGATTGCTGTCCGAATCGCCTTTTAGGAATCGCGCATCCGGCCGTCATCAAAGGGATTTGTTATCAAGGCCTTGGGCGAAGTGCGAAAAAGACACGATCGGCGTCAGTTATTCACTTGTTCGTGTCATTCCTCCATATCGGACTGTACACGGAACGAATAGCGTTACAGGATGGAGTTAGCTCCCGCGTGATTTGTCACGCAAATTTCCAGTGATTCAAATTCTCACGGATCTTCGGTTTCTCATCAAGCACTTGGAGAAAATTCTCCGCAAATGTAAAAGCAACCAAAGAAAATCTTTCGATCCTTTTCTTTGATCAACAAGTTGGAgggttttttggtttgttttagttttgaaAGAATCTGTTTGAATCAGTCATAAATTTGACAATGATTTTTCTATGGTTCCAGCTCGTTAGCCGAAGCTTTATCCTTCCGGCCTCTCTATCTCGACTCTTCGTGATAAAATCAACTACATGGGTTCAAGCTTCACGCTAGCCGGATGTAAGTTGCCTGTTGCGCTTCATACTTGTATTTCCCTAACGGGCGTGGTTTTTTTGGACATATTTTTGAACGCAACATAAAGGACCGGTAGGGAATgttgatgtttttgttttgtgtgtgtgtgtgtgttattgttGTTATCCTTAGTCCTTTTTATTTAACCACCCCAAAATCCTAGCTTCAGTGATTCACTATATGTCTCCttctgaattatttttgtttatgccGTGCTTTGATGCGCCCGGGAATTCAAACCTCCCCTCTCACTCTCTGTCtctgcctctctctctctctctctttcccggTAGTatacgaacaagacaaaagaTAATCATGACCAACAAATCCCCCATCGCTCGTGACGgttacctctctctctcttttgctcCCTTCCTATCTCCAGTGGGAGCTTTTATTTTGTCTGTTTCCCTCTTCCTGACTAAAAACGTATCTTTTTTACCATCAGCGCGACAGTAAGTCTTGCGGACCCGACCCTGTCGTGCCATTCCGTTTCTCCTCCGCCTTTTCTTCCGTCCGCTGTGCTCAAGATGGATTACTACCTGAACCACTGGATACGAATGTTCACCGTCAAGCGACGTAGAAAGGTATCAGACGCTGCAGACAACCGGTTAAGCGATATTTTGATGGTGTTGTACCTTTCGCAGAAATGTTTTAGCCAAAGAAGGATTATGTCAATTTTGCCAATCCTCTTCTGCAGTTTGGGGATTTTAGTCACCGAAACTCGAGGTAGAAATTCATGGGTAAGAATATTTGTTGCTTggcgatattaacttgatttgttgtctgtgtgtatgtacAGCCCAGTGTTTTGGTGGAGTGGAAACGTATGAAAAAACAGCTGGAGTCGCATTCAAGTCCGTATCAAATCTACAAGGACTCGTCTCTCAACCTGGAACAGCAGTTACAAGAGACTGTGCCGCGTTATGCAAGCAAACGGCTACTTGTGCTGCCTTCACTGTCGGTTTGTGCACCattaacttgtttttgttattgccTGCGAAATGACTATAAAGATTTCTCATCATCAATAGATGATTAATGTCTAGTATTTCCGGTTTAGATTACTCGACATCTCGTTGTCAGTCCATTGACATTGATGACGTCAAACGAAAGGACCATTTAAAGGACGTTGCTGGCGTCAACTATTTTGAGAAGATTTGTCTTCGTTGTAATCGATTTCGTGTGAACGGGAAAAAATgtgtaattgatttttaatggattttattttatccagTGAACAATTTCAATTCGATCTGTGGAGATCGCCTTTGGGCTTTCGAAAGAGTTATTGGAGCCTCTCTTCAGGGATTTGATGATATGGAACAAAAGAGCGTCCAGTCGCGGAGCGATTGCCAGCGTCTTTGTCTGGAACAGACCAATTTTGTCTGCCGGTATTAACCGTTTTCAttcttatccttttttttatttattttttaatgatcgGCCATTTAGATCAGCTGAATATGACGAGTCGGAACAGACGTGCCGCATGAGCCGTGAAGATCGACGCACTCAGCCGCTGGCTTTTCGTCGGGATGCGGGCAGTTGGGATTATTTAGAAAATCAGTGCGTCAAAAGTGAGTTAAATAATGCGTTGACAATCATCTAGTTTAAGTATTAATTATTCTTTCTTAGCACTACCTGATTGTCGTTACGCCGGGCGACCTGACGGAAGTCTGACAGTGTCGATGGATCAGGTGGAATTTGCGCAAAGTCAAGGCGAATGCGAATCCCTCTGTGATCAGGTAACATTTATAAATATTCATGTTTgctaaaattcaataaatataaaacGCCCTCcttttcataaattttttttcttttaggcgAGAGTGTTTACCTGCCGCGCGTATTCTTTTACGGCCGACGAAAACCGTTGTTACTTGAGTGGTGATGATTCTATTAGTCAATCTTCTCCTACCGGTACCATCGTCTGTCACAGCTATCATTTTTCACtggttaaaatttttaacattCATAGTCTCACAACTGGACGGAAAAATTTTGACGCCCTCTGGAAGTTCTAAGAAATCTATAGTCTACGCCGAAAAGCTATGTAGCATCAGTAAGTCCtccttttaaattttccccTGGCCAACGATGAGAAGTTGACATCTCGAAAATCCATTTTCTAGGTCAATGCGAGAATGGTATTTTCACTTTCGAAAAAGTGACAGGCCATTTCCTACGTTCAGCGCGCCAGGATATGATAAATCGAGGGAAATTTCTGGATACCAGTTCTCGTACGGGTGACCCAGCTGGAGGCGGCATCACAGTTGAGTGTGGTCGGACCTGTTTAGAGATGGGCGGTGATTGTCCAGCTTATAGTGTCGACTATGCTCAGGTTTGATTTCTCGTTTTCAGCCATTTTTGTCATGTAAACTTGGTATTTATTCATGTTCCGTAGGGCCGTTGCTTTAAATTGGACCGGAACAGTCAAGGCAGGGCTCAGGAGTTGACCATACGCGAGGGAATGTCCTACTTTGAAAAGATTTGCCTTCGAGGTAATGTCGGTCCTTGTCGAGACCGTGCGTGGGCGTTTGAGCGCTATCCGGGTAAAGAGTTGCGTGGAATGGAAGAGCGCGTCATTCCGTTAGTAGCTACCCGACGCGACTGCGAAGAGCTCTGCCTACGTGAATCCCGATCCGTTTGTCGTTCTGCTCGCTATGATACCATGACCCTTGAATGCCGGTTAAGTTCAAGTGACAAACGCCTTCGACCGGAAGCCTTTGTTGACGCACCTAGTCAAGTCGAATACCTGGAAAACCAATGTGTCAGCCTAGGTGATTTCAACGAAGGTCTAGTTGTCTAGAAATCATTTAGTAAAACGATTGAGTCTTTTCGATAGGAAATACGATGTGTTCTTACCAGACCGTCGTAGATATGTATCCTCGCTACCTGGATTCGCTGGTGGCCAACATCTCGGATGATCAACAATGCCAACACCAATGTTCCAACAACCGAGCGTTCGCCTGTCGAGCTTATTCTTTTTACGCGTCAGGCAGTCAATGCTTCATCAGTAGCGACGATAGAAGTACGTATTGCTCAATACTATTCTAGTAATTGAATCTAAAATTAACCTTGGTTCTCTGTTATACAGTTTCAGGTGGGCCGTCAGCTTTGTTGAGCCGACCTGGAACAAATTACACGGAGCGTAGTTGTAGCAAGAGAGCTACGATCGATGAGATAAATAAACGCAATGATTCTTCAGCTTCATTCTTCGCTGGAGAAGGTGGATTTGGAGGGCTAAGCGATATTGGCGTGATGTCCGATTTCATGCCAGCCGACTCACCGGTCAATACGGGCATCGTTAGGTTTCCTTCGGCTACCGCTGCTGACGTAAATAGTGGCAACAATAGATTCCCATCATTTGGTTCGTTTGGTGGCGATTCCATTGACCGATTGCCTGCTAAAAACAATCCACCCATTCGAATTCCCTCGAGTAAAACTCTTTGTCAATTATTTATTGCCATTTCATTCGCTCATTGTTATCTGTTTTAGTTTCAAAATGTCGTTCTGGTCGACTGCATTATCAAAAGGTCACTGGATATGAGGCTGTCACGTCGCGGTTCATGAGTCTGAGACCGGCAACCCCCGCCGCCATTGAACGGACGGGCGTGTTGATTGACTGCCTTGACAAGTGTAACATCGATGAACTCTGCTCAGGCATAAATTACAATTCGATCAAGCAAACGTGCGTGGGCATTGAATCAGCCGACGGGTCGGATTCATCTGACTCGTTCGTCCAGTTGCCATTGTCCCGTAGCAATGGCTCTGACAATTTCCTTCTACGACCAAATTCCGGTTTCGGTTATTTCGAATCTCTCTGCCTACAAGGTAGACACTTTTTATAATGCAGTTatggaattaataatttaCTTAGATTTTTGCTTCCTTGAATTAGCGGTTGGATGCGACAGTGTTTGGAGTACCGAACGGACACCGGGATACTTTATGCGCGGTGTCGAACAAGAGATCATCCGCGGTATCTCCAGACTCCGCTGCACGGAACGATGTCTAGACGAACGACGCTTCGTCTGTCGGTAACGGACTAAcggctaaataaaaattaaaacgaaaaaatgttcaaatttttaataccATAACTTTTGCACAGTTCTGCATCATACGATACCAATCGTAAAGAATGTTACCTTAGTCCGGATGATCGCTACACCAAGCCAAGGGCTTTCCAATCGAATCCAATTTACGATTACATTGAAAATCAATGCTCTCCCTCAGGTAGATaatgataattttttattttaattaattaaataattcacTCAATGAACACGCATGTTTCTCGTACGCATGTCGTATTAGATTCGCGTCAATGTCGCTATGCACCGCTGCAGCCAGACCGATATCTTTTATACGCGGATCGAATGGTTTCCGGTACGAGTCAGACAGCGGCTAGCTGTCAAACGGCCTGTGATTCGGAACGTCACTTCCGTTGTCGATCTTTCTCCGTCTACGTTGTCCTCGGACTGATGCAATGCTCAATGAGTAGTTCGGCCTCGCCCGCTTACGAGGTGTGgaattgtctgtttttttgttttttgtttttttttcaaaaggctTCCGTGTTGTAATTCATTTTcatgattcatttttttcaggttCAACGAGGATCTCAGTCGTCTGAAAAAGAATGTTCGACGGTTATCAACAATGAAATCCCTGTGCAGTTAGAAACAGCTCACCTGGGATTAGGCGGCAATAACCGGGGCAACCGAATTCTTCCCGGTACGACCGGCGTTATACCTCCAGGAGGTGATCCGGGTGGTTGGGTCAGTCTGGCCGCTTTATCGCGCACTCAAGTTGGCAACAGGATCAATAATGCTTATAACGGTGCTTCGGGCATCACACCACAACACTTCAATCCGGTACTCAGATTGCCACCCATAGGCGTGAGACGTCCAGTCGATTCCAGCGTCTACGATTCGGGCTTTCAGTATAACACTGTTTCCGTTCCAAATCGGCCGTTCTTATCGAGTATTGTTAAAATTTACATCTAATATTATGTTGTGCATTTTATtgtgatttaaaatttttatttcacattttcctATTTAACAGCTGATAGCAATCCCACATCCAATTCGTTTGATGGCAACATAGCGCGATGCAAAGGTTCCGTGACTTACGACAAGATAGTTAATGTCGACTTTGTTGGCGTGCGAAGgtgagaaaaaattttcaatggaATGAAATGTAACACGATTTTCTAAAGAATTTTGGTTCAATCAGACAAGAAATTCGCTCGAGTGGTGACGGCAGTCCGACATTGGAATGTCTACGGGAATGCGACCGACTGCGGGAACGTTGTTTATCTGTTGTCGTAATGGCTGATCGATTCTCCCCCGACTTGAGTCGAAACGGGACCAGTGGAA
The sequence above is drawn from the Daphnia pulicaria isolate SC F1-1A chromosome 1, SC_F0-13Bv2, whole genome shotgun sequence genome and encodes:
- the LOC124320602 gene encoding methyltransferase-like 26, with the protein product MGSNNKLFASSADRNKDPILEILQKNLPYEESKGCNLFCLEISSGTGQHVIHFAKNLPFMTFQPSEFTLSNLPSIQEYIVESGLTNILSPLAIDITSSVDRWNLARQNYDLIININMIHISPWQCTVSLFEKASMLLSSKGVLLTYGPYAFHGIISPESNINFDRSLKARDQQWGLRDIDDLKRVASEYGLKLEKIEDMPSNNKTLIWKRI
- the LOC124320585 gene encoding sulfate anion transporter 1-like; this translates as MENNVANEKESLLLKVERQIFSNQEQFDDNFQKNDPPVDKNVHKGMFSQLKTSCSNQCSAMASREFWCGLFPIIGWLSKYSLKDQLMGDIMSGCTVAIMHIPQGMGYALLGGVSPIIGLYMAFFPVLIYVCLGTSHHISIGTFAVTTLMTGKIVDQYGSHDDANFSSEHSFKMDNISSIHYTNLEVATAVCLMVGLWQILMGILRLGILGIILSDHLVSGFTTAAAIHVVVSQTKNLLGLKVPRFNGSFKLIRSTVEIFGALPTTNLAEAVISCIAITVMAVHNDWLKPWYGKKIKFPIPTELIILVIGTVASYFGNLTSDYGIKTLNHIPTGFPTPRSPPYELFPSIIIDTIPVAIVAYAVSLSMAKIFARKRGYEISSNQELFAQGAANVFGAFFSCMPVSTSLSRSMLQESVGGETQLASVVSCCLLLTILLWIGPLFESLPLAVLASVIIVALKGMFIQFRDFKSALKTSPLDSIVWMATFLAVVIVDIDIGLLVGVVASITVLIYRGHRPYAATLGHLQGTEMHVDVELFSAAVEVPGIKIFRWAGAIHFANGETFRHVVDSHLGSHRIPTSVTRTATSVHDKESPNVEVSPLKYGTLDPTASTLLTSGAILNPDVPVANIKYLILDCSALSYVDLSGTKILTTLHKDLMKSRGITLVLTNCSEPLMKQLQRQDYFELFPKSQVYPSIIDAVVTIESSNRCKNESSINSAIVPVD